In Meriones unguiculatus strain TT.TT164.6M chromosome 17, Bangor_MerUng_6.1, whole genome shotgun sequence, a single window of DNA contains:
- the Hes1 gene encoding transcription factor HES-1 yields the protein MPADIMEKNSSSPVAATPASVNATPDKPKTASEHRKSSKPIMEKRRRARINESLSQLKTLILDALKKDSSRHSKLEKADILEMTVKHLRNLQRAQMTAALSTDPSVLGKYRAGFSECMNEVTRFLSTCEGVNTEVRTRLLGHLANCMTQINAMTYPGQPHPALQAPPPPPPPSGPGGPQHAPFAAPPPLVPIPGGAAPPPGSAPCKLGSQAGEAAKVFGGFQVVPAPDGQFAFLIPNGAFAHSGPVIPVYTSNSGTSVGPNAVSPSSGSSLTADSMWRPWRN from the exons atgccagcTGATATAATGGAGAAAAATTCCTCCTCCCCGGTGGCTGCTACCCCAGCCAGTGTCAACGCGACACCGGACAAACCAAAGACGGCCTCTGAACACAGAAAG TCATCAAAGCCTATCATGGAGAAGAGGCGAAGAGCAAGAATAAATGAAAGTCTGAGCCAGCTGAAAACACTGATTTTGGATGCACTTAAGAAAGAT AGCTCCCGGCATTCCAAGCTGGAGAAGGCAGACATTCTGGAAATGACAGTGAAGCACCTCCGGAACCTGCAGCGGGCGCAGATGACGG CCGCGCTGAGCACGGATCCGAGCGTGCTGGGGAAGTACCGCGCTGGCTTCAGCGAGTGCATGAACGAGGTGACCCGCTTCCTGTCCACGTGTGAGGGCGTTAACACCGAGGTGCGCACCCGGCTGCTGGGCCACCTGGCCAACTGCATGACCCAGATCAACGCCATGACCTACCCCGGGCAGCCGCACCCGGCCTTGcaggcgccgccgccgccgccgcccccgtcAGGACCCGGCGGCCCCCAGCACGCGCCGTTCGCGGCGCCGCCGCCGCTGGTGCCCATCCCCGGGGGCGCGGCGCCCCCTCCCGGCAGCGCACCCTGCAAACTAGGCAGCCAGGCTGGAGAGGCCGCCAAGGTTTTTGGCGGCTTCCAGGTGGTGCCGGCTCCCGACGGTCAGTTTGCTTTCCTCATCCCCAACGGGGCCTTCGCCCACAGCGGCCCGGTCATCCCGGTCTACACCAGCAACAGCGGGACCTCGGTGGGTCCTAACGCGGTGTCTCCTTCCAGCGGCTCCTCGCTCACTGCGGACTCCATGTGGAGGCCGTGGCGGAACTGA